One genomic segment of Podarcis muralis chromosome 18, rPodMur119.hap1.1, whole genome shotgun sequence includes these proteins:
- the LOC114589900 gene encoding uncharacterized protein LOC114589900 has protein sequence MTGIASCKERIPLKKDTGTCQALQGLHVLSFYSGFLSLMGLTVDRYVAIVWAPVAHRLHSSTTCWGQLCSGLVWLLSTALALPHFLYARVEDYGGICLCRVVDVTAAVSLAQVALGFALPFAVMAACYTDLLSALLWLLPKPPCKWNSKATEMPDRGGTRRPSPALLRHLLGSALLRAGVAALALPYFMYSCIEDYGGVHLYRMADITAVVSLVQVALGFVLPFTVIVACYTAITCALLASLCAQSLNALRLILALVLVFLALQLPYALLTSLDMTALMGHQALSCKVILRRDLALLITSALAFFSHFSAKHPGGHTASGRSAPSEVHLAACKGDVTGLDDDMAQLLGKCSDAQSLPGYP, from the exons atgacaggcatagcaag CTGCAAAGAGAgaatacctttaaaaaaagataccGGCACGTGCCAGGCCTTGCAGGGCCTCCACGTCCTCAGCTTCTACAGCGGCTTCCTGTCCCTCATGGGCCTCACCGTGGACCGCTACGTGGCCATCGTGTGGGCACCGGTCGCCCATCGCCTGCACTCCTCCACCACCTGCTGGGGTCAGCTTTGCTCAGGGCTAGTGTGGCTGCTCTCCACGGCTCTGGCGCTGCCCCATTTCTTGTATGCCCGTGTAGAGGACTATGGGGGCATTTGCCTCTGCAGGGTGGTGGACGTAACAGCAGCAGTCAGCCTGGCGCAAGTGGCCTTGGGTTTTGCGCTCCCATTCGCAGTCATGGCGGCCTGCTACACA GATCTCCTGTCTGccctgctgtggctgctgcccaagccaccatgtaaATGGAACAG CAAAGCGACAGAGATGCCTGATCGTGGGGGCACCCGTCGCCCATCGCCTGCACTCCTCCGCCACCTGCTGGGGTCGGCTTTGCTCAGGGCTGGTGTGGCTGCTCTGGCACTGCCCTATTTCATGTACTCCTGCATTGAGGATTACGGGGGTGTTCACCTCTACAGGATGGCGGACATCACAGCGGTTGTCAGCCTGGTGCAAGTGGCCTTGGGTTTTGTGCTCCCATTCACAGTCATAGTGGCCTGCTACACAGCAATCACCTGTGCTCTCCTGGCCTCCCTGTGTGCCCAGTCTCTCAACGCCCTGCGCTTGATTTTGGCCCTGGTCTTGGTCTTCCTGGCTTTGCAGTTGCCCTATGCACTGCTTACCTCACTGGACATGACCGCTTTGATGGGACACCAGGCGTTGAGCTGCAAAGTCATCCTCCGCCGGGACTTGGCTCTCCTCATCACCAGTGCCTTGGCCTTCTTCTCCCACTTTTCAGCCAAACACCCAGGTGGCCACACTGCAAGTGGACGTTCTGCACCTTCTGAAGTCCATCTGGCAGCCTGCAAGGGAGATGTGACGGGCCTGGATGATGACATGGCACAGCTCTTAGGGAAATGCAGTGATGCACAATCTCTCCCTGGCTACCCATAG